Proteins from a single region of Syngnathus scovelli strain Florida chromosome 7, RoL_Ssco_1.2, whole genome shotgun sequence:
- the gap43 gene encoding neuromodulin, translating into MLCCIRRTKPVEKNEDADQKIEQDGTTNKPEDKAHKAATKIQASFRGHITRKKMKDGDEEKDGDNPTAAEEATEGGEEVKKAEGSPAEEANAAEDKGKKEEETSQAKSPVAEKPANSPAAAAPSPAGAATSPVGAAPSEPAKEEPKMEEKAEEKPKDVEAPAAGVKSPTTATAEEKVEEGEEKKEEARQADVPAAVSPTPEKAELDQTKDKDAAEESKAEGETQADAGAEAPESKDD; encoded by the exons GTGGAGAAAAATGAGGATGCGGACCAGAAAATTGAGCAGGATGGGACCACCAACAAACCTGAAGACAAGGCTCATAAGGCTGCCACCAAAATACAGGCCAGCTTCCGTGGACACATAACTcggaaaaagatgaaagatggtGATGAAGAGAAGGACGGAGACAATCCTACTGCTGCGGAAGAAGCGACTGAGGGCGGTGAGGAGGTGAAGAAAGCAGAAGGATCTCCAGCTGAAGAGGCCAATGCTGCAGAAGATAAGGGGAAAAAGGAAGAGGAAACGAGCCAAGCCAAAAGCCCGGTGGCAGAAAAGCCTGCTAACTCACCAGCAGCCGCCGCTCCctctcctgcaggagcagcaacGTCTCCAGTAGGGGCAGCACCCTCCGAGCCGGCCAAAGAGGAGCCAAAGATGGAGGAGAAAGCTGAAGAGAAGCCCAAAGATGTGGAGGCCCCAGCTGCAGGAGTCAAGAGTCCCACCACAGCCACAGCTGAGGAGAAGGTGGAGGAGGGTGAGGAGAAAAAGGAGGAGGCCAGACAAGCCGACGTGCCTGCTGCTGTCAGCCCGACACCCGAAAAGGCGGAGCTTGACCAAACAAAAGACAAAG ATGCTGCAGAGGAGTCTAAAGCGGAGGGGGAGACCCAAGCAGATGCAGGCGCAGAGGCCCCCGAGTCCAAGGACGACTAA